The Pangasianodon hypophthalmus isolate fPanHyp1 chromosome 23, fPanHyp1.pri, whole genome shotgun sequence genome includes the window AGAGCTTCTCTCTGAAGATGTATTAAACATTGATCAAATATGTAATATTCTGATAAATATCCTGATACATCACAAAACCTATAAAGAAATGGTATTGATCAAATCGTATAACAGGGTATATCATTTCAtaggcaaaataaaaatagaaggaAAAAGACCATAGTGGGGCAAGCCTGTTACACCTGCAGACTATAAATTCATTTCagcttaaacacttacacagtGATATCTGTGACTAAAGAATATCACATGCCCATGTACTTAATTAAAGAAGCGTCACTTTTAACAGTATTACTAGTAACATGCTGGGAGTCTGCCTAGTCACAGAGAAGTGTCAGGTACTTAATGTACAAATGGAGCTGTTGTGCAATAGAACAGAGACCTACACTACATTGCAACTGGTACATAACACCGAAAAATATTCACAGGCAAGTTGATATCAGCtctgaaaaatcacatttgttaAATTACAGCACCTACCTTGATCATActcctgaataaataaaagacttcaTGTGATATTGGTATTTAGCACACAACTGCATTTAGCATTGGACCTGTACGagtttctgattattttacaaagaaTCACAGTAAGTATAAAAAGGTAATTCCTTTAAAATATGTGAACAATTATGTGTTTCTGAATTACAGGGAGCGTAAAGATAGTAACTCACCCTGCCATCCTACTTCTTAGGAAAAACTATGTGAATATTAGATACTCTGGGatgtagtaaaaataaaataatttgtttaattattccGACTGGTTAATTAAACTTTTCATAGACAACCTttgaaaagaaagacatttaaaatgatgtttaaaatgataAGTATGcaatttataacattaaaattaatcGACATTCAAATAGCCATCTGGTCAGTAAAACGGAACATCAAACTTCTTAATCAAACAAATTGACAATTAAACTTTTTACTTGAAAAAcactttcaatttcaatttcagcCAAATAAATACAGTCACACTACTTGACAATGTGTTGTTTACCTCTGCTCTATTGGATAGATTGTTAATAACAATTTGTATTGCTTTAATACTCCAGAGTATTGTTACTACCCCATAATGTGACTGCTTATGGAAATTTATGGGTGGTTGCTTTTACTTAGTAAAAACTAACACAAGAATTTTGAAGATGGCTATCAGACCACTTGAAACAACAGAACTAAGGATACCTATCTTGCTAACATGCACACTTCAACTCTGGTTAATTAGAAAATGTGAAACTACAAACTGATTAACTACAAAGAACTGATGAAGAAATCAGTCAATCTCATCTGCTGGAAGCAGAAAAGTGCtagacaaaaacaataaaacactgacGCATTTGTTACACCCAAAAGGTTTAAATTAGTCTCCACCATGTTCGCGGCATCCACAAAAATACCTCATCTACCCTTCAAGCTGAAAATACAGCTGTCACAGAGTCTCCACCCTACAGGAGACACAATACTGATTGCACTACAGTTGATTGGTCCTCCCTTCTCTCCCACTGTTCTGGCCCCACATTCTCAAAATCACCTTCACCGATTCCTTGTTCATGGAATCATTAAGATTTACATATGTAGACTTCCAAAGTTCTCACAATACAGCAAGATATTGCAGATGTAAGGAGCATTTCTGAGCcaattttctttgttatttgAGAGCCTGGCTACTTATTGTGTGTCTTTGTGGCTGCCTTGATTTCCTCTGTTACCTGTACTCCTGACTTTTCTGCCAATGCTGATACGTATAACTGCcgaaaataacactttttttagaCAAAGCCTGCCTTTAATGACTTTGGCACATTACAATTACACTTCAAATACTTCATAAAGAATTACTATTTCTTGTGTTTTGATATAATGCTCATTGCTCACATGTATGTGATTGAGACTTTCTAGAGGTGCTATAAAACTATATTATCCAATAAGTACTGTAGAATGAATGTGTATACAAAAACATGGTCGAATATGCAGTACATACTATCAGTTCCTTCAGCATATTCTCCACTGATGGAGCACTAAAATATAGAAGACTACAGTTTCACTGTCTCTATTTGTCTGAATGCCAATTTATATTCAGTGTACAAAGGTTATACTGGTCACATTATATTGAATCTGCTAAGGCTGATACACAAATTGCTTTGAAAAACATTACTATCTTGTAAAATTCAAATATCAATAAGCATCTAGCGTCTCAAACGCAAACATCAATAGCCTTTCAAATGCAGTCCACACAATGAAAGGAAATCCACAAAGAAATAATTAGGCATCATATGGGTATAACacaagaaataacacacacactgcactgcaaatatgaaaaaataaaatatgttttaacaaAGCACTAAAGCAATTCTCTCACTCCCCAGATTTCTACTTTAAGGGACATAAGGAATACCCCCCCCCCATGTATattagtatgtatgtatgtaggtgCATGTATTTAATAACGTTCAAacatatgtgttttttgtgtaaGCCATGTGTGTTAGGTTACACAGTCTGTTGGAGTTCGATGCATTGTGTTTGTCTGTTAGTTCCATTCAGCTGATAGTGAGAGGTCTTCTGTTGCCTTCTTTTGTAACACCATACACCCAAGGCCACACCCACAATCGCTGCTACGATGCCAACAATGATAGCAGCAATAGTTGGCCCATGGCCAGCTAAGTGGCAAGGGTGTACAGTGCAAGATCCATTGTCTTCTGGTTGATCCAGGCTACGGTCTACATCTCCTTCCATCACACTCTGATTTTCATGGGTTTCTACAaatacatcatcatcaacagtGGGAGTTTGATCCACAAAATGTCCAAGATCTTTGGTTTCCCAAGAGACACTCACTGTGGCTGTGGCCACATTGCTTATGACATGGACTGGTGAAGCAGGTGTGGTGTCTGTTGGTGCCATGCCTGAAGGTGTGGTAGTGTGTTCGAAACCCATCCCCTCTTGGCTGGTGCTGACATTCTCAGGAGCAGTGCTGGGTGTGTTTTTGAGAATTGTCTCATCTAGGCCAGCTGTTATCTGAGTGTGGCGGATTAAAGGTGTGGGGCTCAATTCAACATCATTTGCTCTGTCAATTATACCATGAAATTGTGCATCTTTAGATTCATCGTCCTCTTTCTCATGTTCCACCTCTACTGGTCTATTGGCTTCTCCTTCCACCTCCTTCACTGTTGGTGCTTCTGTAGAAAAATATCTTTCTTCTGAAAGAATAGGCACTACATCAGAAACCTCTGCTTGAGGCATGTCAGTCACACTGTGAATCTCTTCTTCTTGGTTGTAAGACTCTTCCCCATAACTCTTTTCTCCAGGGCTTTCAGTTATATTCTTAACTCCCACATCCTGATGATTAGTCACTTTACTAAACTCTTGCTCCTCAGGCATCTCAGACACACTTTCATTTGGTTCCTCCTGGTGGGTGTGGACACCACCTCCCAGACCTACCTCTTTTGGGATGTCAGTCACACTTTTAAAATCCTCCACCTTTAAACTGTCTGTCGTACTCTCCATGTCCACCCCCTGCCCTGGTACTGTCTCCCCTATAGACCCGCCAGCtgctctctcctcctcctgggGAACAGGATATCCATCAAGCCATGACTCCACTGTGCTGCCTACACCGTGACTGGCAGGTTTATCAGTTGGAGGTTGGGTCATATACCCACCATCATGATCCTCTGTAGTCATCTCAGTCTCTGACTGGTCTTCACCAGTCTTGATAGAGATGTAATTCTCATCGTGGGTGGGGTCTTTAATAGGTGTGCCTGTGGTGATGAGAGGATGCTCCTCTTCCTGGAAAGCCTCTGAGGGGAACCAGAACATGTGTTTCTGGCTGAGTTGAGATACTGGAGGCTCTGTTACAGACACTGCAGAGTTTTTCTCAAACTTGTCCATTGCTTCCACTACCATGACTGGCTCTAAATGGTCTGGTTCAGGTGTAGACTCTTCCTCCTCTCCATGATCAGTAGGTCTAGGCATCATACTCACACGATGCACCTCCTCCAGGCCATCATAGAGATGATGGTCATCTGGGAGCTTGTCTTCATAGTCAATGAAAGCCTCGGCTTTATCTGTAAAACATCAAATACACCAATGCTAACAATTCACTTTAAAACTCACAATTCTTATTTAGCTAAACTAATGTTAGTCCCAGCAAAACAGTACCACTCTTAGGAATTATAAAGAGCAATTAGTGCAGGtgtaaaaagtaatttttattaatgtaagtAATGTGAGTACAGTGGCTGGTGTGGCTGTAGACTTTCATTACAGCCAAATTGGAGGCACACCTGATAGTCGATTGGAGACTAAGATGGgctgattaaacaagtgaaacCAGTTGTGTCTCCTGCTtggaaagcctgcagccacatcaaccctttgtggataagattaaAGACCCCTGACCTAAGGTTTCATCACAGTGCAACATTCAATGCTTGATAGTAATACTCACTTGTATTTCATTAGGATTTCATTAAAAAGTCTATCTGTTGTtgttacagccattttaaaactGTTGGGCCAACCTACTAATAAACCAAAGCATTCCCCCCTTGACACATACTCCATCAATATCACTTTTGTGTTAAATATCAGTTGGTTAAATCTCAGTATTGTTCATCCTCTCACCTTTTACACAGAGCTGCACCAGGCCATACCACTCTCCACAGCTGTCACACAACAGGCTGAATGCTGTCTCTCCATTGGGCAGAATGTACCCTGGGTTGCAAGCATACAGTAGCTCGTCACCCAGTTCCAGGCCTGTCTGTCCCTGCAGACGTGAATTGGGAAATGAAGGTGGACCTCCGCAAGGAGCCCCTGATGCATGTAGGTAAAGGAAATAGGTTTAAACATAGACTTCTGTTTTaaacaatgaacatttttaGCTAACAATAATTTACTATAGAATACTTTGAAAATATTAACACTTAAGTTCCCCTCAACATTTCACATTACAAGATTTTGAACTGACCAGTGTCTTTCACACAGAACACAGCCAGTCTCTCATACGTGTCAGTCACATTCTCCACCTGCATGTCCACTGCCCGTAAGCTTCCAGAGATGCTCCTGCAAACTGTTGTCCTGCAGGCAGACCAATTAGAAAAGTAGTTACTACTCAATGGTGGAAATTAATCAGAATGCCCATTAAATGTCACTTTTACATGAATgcagtttaaattaaatattttctccACTGCTTCTTGAGTCTAACATATAGTCACAATTTCCTTGTGGCCACAATGACCACTATTGGTCCAAAACACTTATACAATTAACAGTGTATAAACACTGTGTATGAATGACATGCAGCATGAAGCCTGATGTGGTACAGAACTGCCATCATGACAGTTGTTGAGAAAGTTTGTTGAGCATTTATCTATATAATGGAATAATAGATATGCAACACCACCAGCCCTGTGTCTTGGTTCTCGCCATTCTGGTCTTCAGCAATGGGTAGTGTTCAGTAAGGAAATCCATCATCAGGCCACCAACACCTTTATCACACTCCGGGAACCACTGGAACTTTGCT containing:
- the susd5 gene encoding sushi domain-containing protein 5, encoding MGPVCVRELVLWSLLACLAWLSVGLAGADGRVFLLELRNGSDIGFEAASSACGDQGARMASAMELRHAVVECAFSACARGWLTGPSIGTTVCRSISGSLRAVDMQVENVTDTYERLAVFCVKDTGAPCGGPPSFPNSRLQGQTGLELGDELLYACNPGYILPNGETAFSLLCDSCGEWYGLVQLCVKDKAEAFIDYEDKLPDDHHLYDGLEEVHRVSMMPRPTDHGEEEESTPEPDHLEPVMVVEAMDKFEKNSAVSVTEPPVSQLSQKHMFWFPSEAFQEEEHPLITTGTPIKDPTHDENYISIKTGEDQSETEMTTEDHDGGYMTQPPTDKPASHGVGSTVESWLDGYPVPQEEERAAGGSIGETVPGQGVDMESTTDSLKVEDFKSVTDIPKEVGLGGGVHTHQEEPNESVSEMPEEQEFSKVTNHQDVGVKNITESPGEKSYGEESYNQEEEIHSVTDMPQAEVSDVVPILSEERYFSTEAPTVKEVEGEANRPVEVEHEKEDDESKDAQFHGIIDRANDVELSPTPLIRHTQITAGLDETILKNTPSTAPENVSTSQEGMGFEHTTTPSGMAPTDTTPASPVHVISNVATATVSVSWETKDLGHFVDQTPTVDDDVFVETHENQSVMEGDVDRSLDQPEDNGSCTVHPCHLAGHGPTIAAIIVGIVAAIVGVALGVWCYKRRQQKTSHYQLNGTNRQTQCIELQQTV